AGGTGCTTGATGTCAAACAGCATGTCCTTGAGGGGTGCCTTGTAGCTCATTTTGTCTCTCCAGTCAGGTCAACAGTTGCCCGGCAACCCAGGCAGTACAGATAAAAAAAGGGCGTCCATCACGACGCCCTTCTTGTTTTTTTGCCTTACAGCGCGGCAATCAATTCCGGCACGGCGGTGAACAAATCAGCCTCAAGCCCGTAATCAGCGACGCTGAAGATCGGCGCTTCGCCGTCCTTGTTGATCGCCACGATGACCTTGGAGTCCTTCATGCCGGCCAGATGCTGGATGGCGCCCGAGATGCCGATGGCCACGTACAGCTGCGGCGCAACTATCTTGCCGGTCTGGCCGACCTGCCAGTCGTTCGGGGCGTAGCCCGCATCGACGGCCGCGCGGCTCGCACCGAGTGCTGCGCCGAGCTTGTCGGCCAGCGGCTCGAGCACTTGATGGAACTTCTCGGAGGAGCCCAGCGCCCGGCCGCCCGAGACGATGATCTTGGCCGCCGTCAGTTCGGGCCGGTCGCTCTTGGCGATTTCGCTGCCCACAAAGCTGGACTTGCCGCTGTCGGCCACGCCGCTGACGACATCAATGGCGGCGCTGCCGCCCGTGCTGGCCGCTGCATCAAAGCCGGTCGTGCGCACGGTGATGACCTTGACCGCGTCCAGGCTCTGAACGATGGCAATCGCGTTGCCCGCGTAGATTGGGCGCTCGAAGGTGTCCGCCGCATCGACTTTCGTGATGTCGGAGATCTGCGCCACGTCGAGCAGGGCCGCGACGCGCGGGGCGATGTTCTTGCCCGACGCCGTGGCCGGGAACAGGATGTGGCTGTAGGCGCTGGCAATGGAAATCACCTGGGCGGCCATGTTTTCCGCCAGGCCGTGGGCGAAATGATCGCCGTCCACATGAATGACTTTGGTGACGCCGGAAATCTGGCTGGCGGCTTGCGCTGCGGCGGCGGCATCCTTGCCGGCCACCAGCACATGCACCTCGCCGCCGCACTGGGCAGCGGCGGTTACGGTGTTCAGGGTGGCGGGGCGGATGCTGGCGTTGTCGTGTTCTGCGATGACTAAAGAGGTCATAGTTTTAGGCTCCGTTGTTCTGGTTCTGAGTTAGATGACTTTGGCTTCGTTGCGCAGCTTGTCCACCAGCGCGGCCACATCAAGCACCTTGATGCCGGCGCTGCGCTTGGGCGGCTCGCTGACTTTGAGCGTCTTGATGCGCGGCTTGACATCGACGCCGAGCGTCTCGGGCTTGAGATTTTCCAGCGGCTTTTTCTTGGCCTTCATGATGTTGGGCAGCGTGACGTAGCGCGGCTCATTGAGGCGCAGGTCGGTCGTGATGATGGCCGGCAGCGTGAGCGAGAGCGTCTCCAGCCCGCCATCGACCTCGCGCGTGACCTTGGCGACGCCGTCAGCCACTTCGACCTTGGAGGCAAACGTCGCCTGACCCCAGCCCAGCAGCGCGGCGAGCATCTGGCCGGTCTGGTTGCAGTCGTCATCAATCGCCTGCTTGCCCAGGATGACGAGTTGCGGCTGTTCTTTATCGACCAGGGCTTTCAAGAGCTTGGCCACGGCCAGCGGCTGCAATTCTTCTGAAGTCTCGACCAGGATGGCGCGGTCCGCGCCAATGGCCATGGC
This DNA window, taken from Polaromonas hydrogenivorans, encodes the following:
- a CDS encoding electron transfer flavoprotein subunit beta/FixA family protein; protein product: MKVLVPVKRVVDYNVKVRVKSDGSGVDIANVKMSMNPFDEIAIEEAVRLKEKGVVTEVIAVSCGVLQCQETLRTAMAIGADRAILVETSEELQPLAVAKLLKALVDKEQPQLVILGKQAIDDDCNQTGQMLAALLGWGQATFASKVEVADGVAKVTREVDGGLETLSLTLPAIITTDLRLNEPRYVTLPNIMKAKKKPLENLKPETLGVDVKPRIKTLKVSEPPKRSAGIKVLDVAALVDKLRNEAKVI
- a CDS encoding electron transfer flavoprotein subunit alpha/FixB family protein: MTSLVIAEHDNASIRPATLNTVTAAAQCGGEVHVLVAGKDAAAAAQAASQISGVTKVIHVDGDHFAHGLAENMAAQVISIASAYSHILFPATASGKNIAPRVAALLDVAQISDITKVDAADTFERPIYAGNAIAIVQSLDAVKVITVRTTGFDAAASTGGSAAIDVVSGVADSGKSSFVGSEIAKSDRPELTAAKIIVSGGRALGSSEKFHQVLEPLADKLGAALGASRAAVDAGYAPNDWQVGQTGKIVAPQLYVAIGISGAIQHLAGMKDSKVIVAINKDGEAPIFSVADYGLEADLFTAVPELIAAL